A genomic segment from Leguminivora glycinivorella isolate SPB_JAAS2020 chromosome 27, LegGlyc_1.1, whole genome shotgun sequence encodes:
- the LOC125240205 gene encoding dynein regulatory complex protein 11-like — translation MPLTIPSNMTMSIEAHRKWLQVVQETQYLIEKDEELQKKAAEGLRLKERSIPPEVLGGLYAKYCSLANRMYQAYLDSVQIQRAPYIEDIVRVVMRRLYELRNELVLLIVNDYIYVDSALTQQHLTPQDIEK, via the exons ATGCCGCTGACCATTCCTTCTAACATGACCATGTCCATCGAGGCTCATCGGAAATGGCTGCAAGTTGTCCAGGAAACACAGTATTTGATAGAAAAGGACGAAGAATTACAA aaaaaagccGCAGAAGGCCTACGCCTGAAGGAGCGCAGCATCCCGCCAGAAGTGTTAGGCGGGCTGTACGCGAAGTATTGCAGCCTTGCCAATCGAATGTACCAGGCTTACCTGGACAGTGTGCAAATACAGCGCGCGCCGTACATTGAGGACATCGTCCGGGTCGTCATGAGACG GTTATATGAGCTCCGAAACGAGCTGGTCCTCCTCATAGTGAATGACTACATTTACGTGGACTCGGCTCTGACCCAGCAGCATCTCACGCCGCAAGATATCGAG aaataa